The Hoplias malabaricus isolate fHopMal1 chromosome X2, fHopMal1.hap1, whole genome shotgun sequence genomic interval atgtgtttgtgtgttgagggtttgttGGTCTTCCCTCCAGACCCATTATTGCTGATGGGGTGGTCAGTTTGTGCAGTGAGGGCAGAGATTTAATGGAGCAAATCAACcactgagagagcgagagagagagagagagagagagagagaagcagagagaacaTAAATACCGGTCTGCTGTTTTGCATAATAGTCtcaaggcagtgtgtgtgtgtgtgcatgtttatttgtctgtgtgtgtgtctgtgtgtgcatgtttatttgtgtgtgtgtgtgtgtgcgtgtgtgtgtgtgtgtgtgtgtgtgtgtgtgtgtgtgcatgtttgggtgtgtgtgtgtgtgtgcgcgtgtggggtgggagagagaaagtgagtgacaTGGGGTGTAATTGTGTATGAACTTCGTACATTCACAATAAACTTCACGCACCTGTGctgcacgcacgcacgcacaaacacacacacacacacacacacacttgacagtatctctctcgctttctctgaGTGTACACTGCagttaattgtaattaaatatgcattaactcttaatttaatttaattcagtgTTCTAGTTATTCCCATTCAATTCAGGATCTATCCAGTTCTTGTGGTACAGTTAAAACAAATCTCTCCTTTTTTTACTTACAAATACAATTTTGGATGTAGATGCAAAGTTGAGAATGTAGGCATTTGTTCTGGTGATGGGAAAAGGAACTGATCCTAAGTTCattgaaaccgcttatccaatccagggtcaaatcactgggtgcaggcAGGAGCATGCCCTGAGGGGTGCGGCAGTTCTTCACaaggcagcacacactcacacctactgacacatttgagtcgccaatccacctaccagcgtgtgtttttgaactgtgggaggaaaccggagcacccggaggaaactcacgtggacacgaggagaacacaacaactcctcacagacagtcacccggagcgggactagaacccacaacctccagatccctggagctgtgtgactgcgacactacctgctgcaccaccgtgccgccctgatccTTTTTTTTGTCAGATAATTTAAAACATGGAACAAAGATAGTCACATATTTGCTTAATATGATTATATTGCACGTTAAATACACCCTTAATAATCCATACACAGGAGTGAAGCagttctaaacacacacacacacacacttttacctGTGAGAATGCAATGCCAAATGTCACTCCAGCGATGATCCCCATGTTCGTCTCAATAAAAGATGTCACCAGCTCATAACAGCCCTAATCAACCAAGACAAATATCAGACATCAACTGATCAAAATGTCAGTTTGAGAGTGCAATTACAAAGGTATGAATATGCAAGGAAAAGGAAGTGAACTCACATGGGGGcaacaattgtgtgtgtgtgtgtgtgtgtgtatgtatgttacCTGCTGGTAGACTTTGCTGGGTGCTATGGTGGTATTGCGCAAGTCTGAGGCATTACAATCAGAGATGTTGACACAGCAGCTCGGAGGAATTCCACTCCCAGGGAAATACACACTGCCAAACCAACTAGTGTAGTTTAACACTCCACAACAGTGCAGCTATagaagagaggggggggggggtaaaatatagtttactttaatattttgttgattaaattaaagtgtaatacattttatttcggtgctgaaataaaaaaaacaaacactttaaGAACCTATAACCTACATTTGCCTTGTATCTTTTGTCACCaagaggctctctctctctctctctctctctctctctctctctctctctctctctctctctctctctctctctctctctctctctctctctctctctctctctctctctctctctctctctctctctggttgtgTAAGATTGTCCTTCATCTTCCCCTATCAGGATGTTAGCTAAGATAAACCTGTATCATCTGAGTTGGAGGATAGTGTTCCCCTTCATgcatcaaatcaaataaaaaaagttaaagATGTGAATAAGtgatataatattaaatagtaTAATATAATATGGACACTATAATGCAGCAGCCTGTAAATGTGTAGTTTACTCACACTCCTTTGAACGTTATCCACAGCCAGACTCCTCTCATCCTGAGCGTTGTAGTACTGCACAGCCTCATTGTAGGTCCTCAAGAAGGTGCCTTTAATCTGAAGAAACaaatgtccacacacacacacacacacgcacaagcaCAAATGTTTAGACGTCACACCTACCAGGCTGAAACAGATGGAGTCCCCAACTGATGCATCTTAGGGAGTCAATATTAAATGGCCCAGTGTGTAttagtatgtgtatgtgtgtttgtctctctctctctctctctctctctctctctctctctctgtgtgtgcgtgtgtgtgtgtgtgtgtgcgtgtgtgtgtgtgtgtgtgtgtgtaggtcaccTCATGACGGAaaacaaagccagagatgcCAGCAACCAGTTCTGCCAGGAACACCAGCGAGAGGAACATTGCGTACTGGAGAGGGGTGTGGGGGGGTTGGGATAAAGAAAGAGATGGAGGGGTAAAAAGAGAGGGGGCAAGAAACAGAAAGAAGGCAATTATGTgatataaaaaatatgtttctAATTTCTTAAGATTTGACATTGGTAAAAAGGTGAGGTGAACACACTTTGTCCACCAGATGGTGCTTTTTCACAGAGCCTTTAAATccacaatatatttattattaaaggtAAATTCTGGTCAAACTAAAAAATTCAGACATTGCCTTATTGTGGTTAATTTTGTGTCAGATGTTGACACAAAAGAATACAATCTGTATACTTCCTCTGTGTAAACATatctacacacattcacaaagcaATGCTGGGTGCAGCTGGGGCCTTGAATTTGGAGAAGCAATTACTGGTTCAATTCCTTGGATCAGAAAGAGAAAATACAaaaggcacctaacccctaaaatgggtcaaatgcagagaagcaatttccctaagggtatcaataaaggtgttttaAACATTCTTCTGATGAAGTTCTTGAAAGTGATGGTAACATTTGTTGGGGTTTTGTTATGTTCAGAGAATTTGCCAGATTTAGTTAAATGTTGAAGTAAATCAGATTAGCTCTGTAGAAGAACAGTGAGCATCACTGTACTCATCAGAAAAGTATTAACAGTCAGATTGGTCCAGTGTATCTGTGTTCTTATAGGAATGGAACAGAAGACTTTCAGTTTTACAAAATAGAGAGCAGAAAATGAAGGGTCGTCAGTAGCAAAAATGCCTCCACAAATGAATAGGAGATTATCATAATTTATCTCAATATCTTTCAATGTATTTCTGTTGAAGCATTAAGCAAAACACTGTAATGTTAACCTCAGCTTGGCTGTAAACCACAGTGAATGGCATTTAAGCAGTGATGTACATATTTGAAGGGGTGTGAGGTGAAGTACGTCCCAATGTGCCACTTTTGCTCACCCTTCAAAAACAATATCAGAGTGTACACTTCATGGAAGTACTTAGGGCTGAGGGCAAGGACTGAAGCAAGGAATGttaatcactctctctctctctctctctctctctctctctctctctctctctctccatatatagtaccagtcaaatgtttggccaCACctactcagggagggtttccttagTTTTGGgctattttccacatattgtgaatgtacagcaccagtcaaaaatTTGGACATCTTCCTCATTCAgtgctttttctttcttttttattattttcttcattggaaataaatatggaagacattaaaactattaaGGAACGCATATAGAATTATGTAGCAAACAAAAACTGTTAAACAATAGAGCAgactatgttttatactttagattcttcaaagtagccaccttttgctttgatgacagctttgcacactttCTGCGTTCtttcagtcggcttcatgaggtcatctcctggaatgtttttcagtgaacagctgagGCCTCGTCaaaagttaatttgtagaactgctcgccttcttaatgtgtttgagaccataacttgggttgtgcagaggtaggttggtacacagttctaaacAGTGTATAGCGCTATTCCACCActgactaatatatatatatatatatatatatatatgtccaagcaaaaatatagaaaataaaaggtattaatactaataataatttatttgtattttgacTATATActtttaaagtaataaataaggAAAAATTTGCTACTTTTTTGCtgctgggctccccctacagttgcagagcctaaataactttttaaacactgctcaaaaacTTCAAGGGGAATGGGGAGGGAGTGGGTTTGAAGTCTTGACTCCAAAGGTTActtaatgcagtttctgcagttctgagcctggagtaggAACAATAGAGGTTCAATtcccctattacaggtcagtggtgCATCAcgatgattctgaagctgtaatattaaggtaaaaCCACTACTTAATGCTGCTTTAAATCTCTCTTTCGCCTACTTACCAGTTTGAGCATCCATGGGCTCCCCCTGCAGGTGGCGAAGCATCCGAACAGGCCGAAGACGATGATGGTGGTTCCAGTTCCAATGAGAACATACGGAGCGTTAGTGGAGTTATCAGCAATCAGAGAAATATAGGGACCAAGCATAAACTTCCCCCATAATCCCACAGCTAGCAGGATTGCCCCTGTGAtctaaagagagacagagagagagaaagagagagatagagaaagtaGTGTCACTCAGAACCCATACCACATAACTGAATGTTTAAGTTCATACAAATTTCCATTTAAGTGAATTCTAGAGACCAACTAGAGGACTAATTTATAAAGGACCTCAGCAATTAATAGTTAGgcctgattttatttatttactacacGGTTTACCTAGAACtggaatacacacaataaaacaatttgCAAAAAATACAgctatattaatttttttctttatgacCTTATCCCTTACAATTAAGCAGACAGTGTACAAAGAGTGAGTTTGGGTGCTTTATTTTCAGAGATGGTTTATTATATAAACCACTGCCTAGTGTTTCATGAACACATTGTACATATTGTACAAGAGATAGTGTGTATAAAGTAAAGAAAtacaatttaatttatataataacaGTGATATATTGAGGAATTTGGGTGTAAACAGTCTGCAAGTACAAAATATGACCGGCAGATGGGGATATAATCGCATGCAGTTGCTGTAACGTGTAATGTATAACAACCCAGTGAAGCAACAAAGACCTTGCAACAAGACAAAATATAGTTGAAGTCTAATTTATCGGTATTACAATTACGTCGCAccacatattttttgagaaaGGAAAGAGCGTcaaagaacaaataaacattaaatatagaaacaccacacaaaaacagactAATACACATAAACTTAACACTGAGCACAAGTCAGTAAAAACACACGACTGTGAGGAAAAAGATCAGAGGTAGTTCTACATCAGCAATTACTGTTGTGGGTatatcaatttatttatttgcaatttatttttccattgttgagaaaaaaaatggaggaAAATGGTAATTGCTTCCCCACAAATTTCCCTTTCTTACCCCAAATATGATTAGTGTCTGCAGTTTCTTCATTTATGTACTGGAGGTACATAAAATATGAAGgagatataatataaaaaaggcattaattcatttatttggcAATCCAGACCTATGTTGGCATTAAAGCACACATTCATGCACATAAACACTAATGTGACAGTATTAACTGTAAATATCGTataaaagagaagagagtgatCACAGAGCAAGACATGCCATCTTTAAATGTCTAAGCAAGAACAGGAAACTGGGTTAAATAAATTCTCTGGGACATTACTTCTCTTGGCTTGGCTTTCACTGGTGCCCTGGGGCATGCTGGGACATTTCTGAGATGGCAGAATTACCCTTTTAAAGCTGATCTGAGAGCAGCTGGCTCCCAtctaatcagtgtgtgtgtgtgtgtgtgtgtgtgtgtgtgtgtgtgtgatcttgTGTGTCTTGAGGACACACAAGATCTGAACTGGGAACAGCTCTGAAATCTAACGTTTCAGATCTGGGACTAACTCTTTTTAACACGAGGCTAAATCCAGAGCAAGTGTCTGTAAAGTAGCACTTGGGAACTGTTTCATAACATCATAAATTAATTAGATAAAAAGGGGAAATGTGCTTTGCTTCTCTGGACATTATATTCCAGAGaataacaccccccccccaccccccattttacatttactttccaCTTTAGTAAATCACCTCATTCTAATTAGACTCACTGGCACCTTTATTAGAAAAAACCCTTATATTACCACTCACTGTCCTATTTATTATTAAAGCTCCTGTGGAACTTTTAGTTAATGCCCAAAATataaaagacttttattttgaaatgtcaCTTCACTGTTTACAATAGCATCCTACGCTTGTAGCATATTATACAGTGATTCTGTATTCAACCATGACTGTAAATAACAGACAATTCAATTCTATACAATATTGTGATGGGTGCCACAGACTTTTGAAGGATCTGGACCTGTCAGCAGCCTCATCTGCATAGCTCCACTCTCTGTATCCTATTAATGCATGTTAAGTCTACATTTGGGGATTAGATTTGGTGTTGTTTAggggatttgtgtgtgtatacactttCTTCAGATGTTTCAGCTGCTGGATAAAGCTCTTCTTGCTCTTGCTGCACACCCAAGTCCAAACAGCTTCTTGTTATTAATTATGACCTTGTTAGGACATAATACAGAGAATGCTTTACACTATTAAAATTGTATGGTAACACAGTGGGTATTTATACAGTCATTTGAGGGTAAATGAGAGATTTCTCAGAGGGCAACATTATATTCTAAATCAGATACCACTAACTTGGTGACAACATGCAGTAAATGAGTGTTAAAAAGGCATTTATGTTGCTGTGCGGGAACATCACTGTCATAGGTTTAAATACAGCAGCAGAAGAATTATACATTAACAACCAGAGTGATTCAgcacctctctccctctgtcagagATCTGTCTTTCTTTAGGGAAGTGCTAATTAAGGTGTGAAAAAAGACACAAGTGGGCACGTTTATatttatgagagagagaaagagagaaagagagagagagagaacagagagaatgaaCATGAAAtagagataaaaaataaatggataGAGGAATTAAACAACAAGAAAAGAgggaaaaatggagaaaaagacAAATTTCTATGTCAACCTGTTGTTATTCTTGGCATGTCTGATGTAGcattagagagaaagagagaaagagacagagagagagagagagagagagagaaggtagaGGTGCTTTGCGTCACCAGccacgagagagagaggtgagaaagCGAGAGGCAGAGATagaaagagggtgagagagagaagggaatgAGTCAGGCTTTCAGACGGAACAGCCAACGCTTGAAATGAGCAGAGGGCATAAGAACGACTTTTAATTAAAAAGGAAACACAAAAGCTTATAtccaatatattaatatatcacTATAATTAGGTTAAATGACAAAGGGATAGTACACAGAGGGAAAGGGGAAGAAGTGAGACTATgatggaaaaaagagaaaagagcaaAGAATAACGTAGAGTCCACAGAAGGATTGAACTCACgggcaattgtgtgtgtgtgtgtgtgtgtgtgtgtatgtgtgtgagagtctgtTTGGTAGGAGGGGCGGTGTTCTTTCTGGTCCCTACAATAAAGCTTATGAATTATtgattgaaaatgaatgaatgattcatcaGTGTGTCTGTTCCTGCCCCCTTCATCTGTCCTCCCGCTTTCTTTCTATTGTTTAACAGAGTCCTtcttccaagaaaaaaaaaaaaagattacatcaacaaataatgtttatttaaaaataaagtgatatTTTTGGGAAAAATCTCACTCAGACCTCCGCCTCCAGTGTTCTTGATCTCAAAACAATatacacattattttaataataatcatggAATAATAAGTGAATAAACACAGAGTTGTTTGTATTCAGTCCGAAATAAAAAGTAGTAATCAGGAGCTGCACAAAAGGGGGCCTAAGGGCACTAAAATGTGGGTGTGACCTaaattgggctgtggagcagaggaaaTGTCTTCTCTGGAGTGTTTCAGGTACATTCAATCCATTTGGGACGATTAGGTGTCCAGCACTAATAACCACAAATCAGTACCTCGTTGTACTTACGTTTACATGGCTGCcaataaatcctcacagcaatgtttaaaCATCTAATATAAAGCCTTGTCAAAAGGggagaagctgttactgcagaaaaaaGGAATGAATGCCTGAgcaatacccttcatttcagaagaaacattggtCGAATGATactcaaaaacatttttcacatttattatGTGATTTTGCACAACCCTTTTAAGGGTTAATGCAATTTATGTTAATCTTAACCAGTTTAATATTTTGAACTGTTATTTTTATGCCATTTGtccattttattgatttttgaaAAGAGATGAAAAATAACTGGCTTTATATCAGCAGTCATTATCTCCAGTACAGTCCAAAGCTGTGGCGATTTATATCCCTCTACCTGATGCTTGGAATGGAGCATGGTGACTTAAAGGGAATTGTGGGGAactacagttctctctggttaatttacattcagaagcgccacttcttttaaggtggaatggtaggTTTGAAAAAAGGCATGACTGTTGTTTGCatgttgtctgtttttattcactgtttgaattaccacagaaattcgGTTACTTGTTTACTGTTACTTGTTTAGTTTTGAAGCAcattcactgtgtttactttcatgcagttagtgctctcctgaatttagagagGGTTCCTACAAATATAAtgtgaaacaacaaaaatatcaatattccTCATCTACGGAGCAGGAATAATACAAAATgctttcatgattttcaacgtttggatggctctttgctgtttttctgctgtgtgcagagagaggaagcctagcatgtctgaccaaGCTACTTTGTTTTTTCACCTGTTCACTGACACTAGGGTTTCATGAACACATTAAACCAGTTTCCAGAACGAAGACAGACTGAATAGCAAATGGTGagtgttttttaattacaattgtgAATGTTGCCTTCAAGGTTTATATGAGATTATACAGTGTCCACATTTCATGCAGCTtaaatagctgaattcacttaTTTTAAAGGATATCTACAAACATTTAAGCACAGTGTATCTGAGGTTAGACTTGCCTTGCACTCCCCATAcccccaccccaacacacactgctctctctctctctctctctctgtctctctctctatcaggCGACCCGCTGATAAGAACCCTTTCTTCCTCATAGAAGTCATAATTTCCTTTGAAAGCACATCCATATTCATCTCTGACAAGTCAGCTACGCCCCGGTGTTATGCTCAATTCATAGCTCCAGTTGTGAAAGTAAGAAGGGAAAAAAGACAGGGAAAATCAATTATTGCCTCTTGTCGCTGGGGACAACGTTATGTGACAACAGCAGGCATGGGCGCTATGGCAACTCGGCCCTTAGCACTGACTAAATCCTAGTGGTGTCTGAGAGGTTAGTACACGTAATAGCATCTTTTTGcaagtatgtatgtatctttacacttatatagcgcctttctagacacccaaggacgctttacaatccacactgctcagaacacccaggacagagtgccaatccatatctgggctcacactcatacaccaggacagttattagacagaagccaattcacctacactccatgtttttggactgtgggaggaaaccggagtccccggaggaaacccacgcagacacggggagaacatggaaactccacccagatgggacttgaacccaagatcccagcgctgggaggcgaacgtgctaaccactaagccaccgtgccgcccccaagtGTATTtaatggagttttttttttaaaaaaattataaaagcgattttttttacatttgactCTCCTGAGATGAATCTAAATGCTTTGCAGCTCCTGAATAAACCAATATATGTTCCACATACCAGGTATAAAACAGGTTAATTTTATACCACATGGAGGCAGCCATGTTTCTAATAGGTTTAGTGCAGTTGAGAGGTACATTAATGTCAATaaagttataaacagtgtaaatgtacctttaaaggtacaacagctgtttttaaattcCAATTGTGTTCCCTGAAAGGAACAATACATTCTCTTCACCAGAAGGAGAGGGTAACATTTGtaagttttcattatagaactgtgtaaaataaagaaatataagtcctggagatgaagtgGGGCAtataaatacaatacaatattaaattctacaattataatagaataaggtacactctaaaaaatggtTGGGTTGAAATAACCCAAGTTGGTTCAATTTGTCAACCCAGCGCTGGGTCAAATAGGGACAAACCCTGCATTAGTTATTTTAACCCAGCTATGCTGGGTTACCAGTTTAACCCAACAGGCTGGGTTATTGACATTGACCCACTATTGGGTAAAAACAACTATATTGTAGGGTTACTGCAACCTTTGGGttggttcatttttaatcaatttaatgcaagcatgcacacaaatattattccaggatatttttattaataagccaacaaaaaaaaataaaaatataatcagtgTCTAGCTGGAATAAAAGacatacactctaaaaaatgctGGGTTATGTTTATAACCCAATTGCTGGGTTGAGCATGTTGGGTCGTGATGTTGGGTTATTTTGACTTAAACTGGGTTAATAACAAGCAACCCAGCAGCGTTGGGTTGTGTATGCGGACCTGAAAGGGAACAGTCACGTCGTGCGTCGGAATAGGCGGGAAGCCGAGAAGCTCGAGCGAAAAGAAGAAACCGAAAAAACCGAAGAAACTGAAGCTGAACACCAGAGGAGAAGAATGTCTTTTGGCCGTGAGCatatttgtaagttttttttcatttacataagTTTAATATATAGATTAAAACCGTTTTGTATTAATCGGGATCTTAGTTGAGTTCATATTTCTGGTCAGCGAGTAAATCCCAGTTTCCTGACTAACGGACATTATCATTCTGCCGAAGGAAATAAAGACCCAGGCTAACGTCACTAGCTACCAGACTCAGGTTGATTTTTACTAAACCTATATTTATGATGTTTATCGCTGTATCTTCTAGTGTACCCAATTTGGAAGTACTGTGTTTATTAACATTGGCGTTGCTTTGATGTTATTTCTTGCCTGCTAACGCTAGGTCAGTTATGCTAGCGGTACCTCAGATAAATTTCCTGCTCTGCGCCTCCGTGAGGTAGAACTAGCTAGCGTTAGCTGAGTTGAATTAGCTTCCAGCTGACTTAAGTTCACTTCTGCCGTTCTTGGACTGATATGGCCCGTGTGTGGTAGCCTTAgggtatccatccatccattatctgtaactgcttatccaatttagggtcgcggggggtccagagcctacctggaatcattgggcgcaaggcgggaacacaccctggaggggacgccagtccttcacagggctagcCTTAGGGTATGTCATGCTTTATCCCTATTGGGATGTTCGCTTTTTATATGAAAGCcaatgcgctaaaaaaaaaaaaaaaaaaaaaaaatctgtacagCACTCCTTAACCAGTGCTTGTGATTCCTTTGAAATGAATACCtcctttgcttgttttttttacttatatgaAACGAGTGATAAAAATCACGATGTGAAATCAGAAAATAGCTTTCCATCTTCGTATTagaattttcatttccaccttaacactgGAAGCATCGCGCTTATTTGACCGAGACCGGAGCAAAGAGAGCCGCTGGTTTGACAGCTGTCACTAAAGTCTCCCTTCCACaccaaaaccaacacaacacacggaGTAAAGTCAGTCACAGCGCTCAAATACACACCGGCTCTCTGTGCTCCTAGTGTTAAAATTGTCACTAGTCGAAGCTGATGTTGccttccttatttatttttcccccttccaccttaaaggtcATTTTCGGAAGACGTTTGCTTTTTATTCTCCATTTTTcgtattcaaatgtttatttctaccttaaacctGTCAGTATATGAGGCTAACATTGGCGTAATTCACTAGcttcttgtttgaattagtagttccatcttaaaagggGTAACTGTGATGATTGttagctttttaaaaaagtctCTTTCCTCTTTGTTCATAATGCATTAAACACCTTTTAATACCACTCGTTATATTCgtaaaaacacaaaccacaaatATTTTACCTTTTAATACCCTTTATTCCTCATGTACCTCTTATAAAACATGCACTACACTAACTTTAACTAGTTGTTaacaggagctgtgtatgagataaatatattcatttttcctATTCATATTCATTAGTGTTGCACCTTGAAATCAGACAATTGCACCCCAATATGGTGCCCACGCCAAAAAGATTGTCATTTCAACCCATGAACATGACGGGTACTCGGCAATGTGACGTcagctgcaacccattaatAAATGCGTAATATTATGTCAACACAGTGGATCATCTTGACTTTCTAACTTTacacatggtgttttttttatttggtcatGTACTATGAAGTCTTGTACATGTCTTTCTAAAATGTTATGTTGATATCTGCAGTGACACATGGATGAATTTGTTCAAACGAAGACTGGAATCTTCAAACATTAATTCCTAAAATCGAAGGTATGTAAAATTTTTGTGTgcatcctctctctcactcactcaattttagttttgcaacaatgtatataatgtttaaGGACAGTGAGTTTTCAGGTATAGACGTTTTGTCTATACACGAAAAAAAAACCAAGGTTTTGTCTCGGTTTTGGCCTCCCATCCCCACACAgtgttttaggtcactgaaaattGAGATTTTGCAAAAATGCTCTCCCAAGGTGGAGACTTTTAAAAACAGGGTTGTCACTGTGCTCACGTGG includes:
- the LOC136677547 gene encoding tetraspanin-7-like, whose amino-acid sequence is MASSRMETKPVITCLKTLLIAYSFIFWITGAILLAVGLWGKFMLGPYISLIADNSTNAPYVLIGTGTTIIVFGLFGCFATCRGSPWMLKLYAMFLSLVFLAELVAGISGFVFRHEIKGTFLRTYNEAVQYYNAQDERSLAVDNVQRSLHCCGVLNYTSWFGSVYFPGSGIPPSCCVNISDCNASDLRNTTIAPSKVYQQGCYELVTSFIETNMGIIAGVTFGIAFSQLIGMLLACCLSRFITANQYEMV